From one Streptomyces sp. Q6 genomic stretch:
- a CDS encoding PAS domain-containing protein, giving the protein MSASRRSGTADALGPDEPERDGADLLAALLDGMDAALCAFDADGVVTHWNREAERILGWSAAEAVGRTGFAGWAVRSADADEVQGRILAAMHAPGRQVNEFALVTKDGGRILVRTQSAAVRGPDGKPAGVYCAFSEVHTQIDLERSIALSEALFEDAAWGVVLVDADLRPAVVNAHAARALGSGRTAVLGRPLGDLIAQGVEELESALAHVLAEGAPPSPMEVWVTLRLPEGRQERRCWRSGFVRLASPLTEEPVPLGVGWLFQDVTEAKQSEQEAAQLRFRGLQLHRAARAAAECEDPAEAATVHLDFALAGFADHALIDLVTDEEPLRLVRAAATPSGAPGASLLLMRGALPVRYTEGHPALQCVARAGSVRAAAADGTAAATWAADRQWPEGSVFGLCAVLRSRGRTLGVVTFLRGASRAAFERGDATYAESVAVRIAAAVDLALVTSPGR; this is encoded by the coding sequence GTGAGTGCTTCCCGGCGTAGTGGGACCGCTGACGCGCTCGGGCCGGACGAGCCCGAGCGGGACGGGGCCGATCTGCTGGCCGCGTTGCTGGACGGGATGGACGCCGCGCTGTGCGCCTTCGACGCCGATGGGGTCGTGACCCATTGGAACCGGGAGGCCGAGCGGATCCTGGGCTGGTCGGCGGCGGAGGCGGTCGGGCGGACCGGGTTCGCGGGCTGGGCCGTGCGGTCCGCCGACGCGGACGAGGTGCAGGGCCGGATTCTCGCGGCGATGCACGCGCCGGGCCGGCAGGTCAACGAGTTCGCGCTCGTCACCAAGGACGGCGGCCGGATCCTCGTCCGCACCCAGTCCGCCGCCGTGCGCGGCCCCGACGGGAAGCCCGCGGGGGTGTACTGCGCCTTCAGCGAGGTGCACACGCAGATCGACCTGGAGCGGTCGATCGCGCTGAGCGAGGCCCTGTTCGAGGACGCGGCGTGGGGGGTCGTGCTGGTCGACGCCGACCTGCGCCCCGCGGTGGTCAACGCGCACGCGGCGCGGGCCCTCGGCTCCGGGCGCACCGCCGTACTGGGGCGCCCGCTGGGGGACTTGATCGCGCAGGGCGTCGAGGAACTGGAGAGCGCGCTGGCGCACGTGCTGGCGGAGGGCGCTCCGCCGTCGCCGATGGAGGTGTGGGTCACGCTGCGGCTGCCGGAGGGCCGGCAGGAGCGGCGGTGCTGGCGGAGCGGGTTCGTGCGCCTGGCCTCGCCGTTGACGGAGGAGCCGGTACCGCTCGGCGTCGGCTGGCTCTTCCAGGACGTGACCGAGGCGAAGCAGTCGGAGCAGGAGGCGGCTCAACTCCGTTTCCGTGGGCTCCAGTTGCATCGGGCGGCGCGGGCCGCCGCGGAGTGCGAGGACCCGGCCGAGGCGGCGACGGTGCATCTGGACTTCGCGCTGGCCGGGTTCGCCGACCACGCGCTGATCGACCTGGTGACGGACGAGGAGCCGCTGCGTCTGGTGCGGGCCGCCGCGACGCCCTCGGGGGCGCCCGGCGCGAGTCTGCTGCTGATGCGGGGCGCGCTGCCCGTGCGGTACACCGAGGGGCATCCGGCGTTGCAGTGCGTGGCGCGGGCCGGTTCCGTACGGGCCGCCGCCGCGGACGGGACCGCGGCGGCGACCTGGGCGGCGGACCGGCAGTGGCCCGAGGGCTCCGTGTTCGGGCTGTGCGCGGTGCTGCGCAGCCGGGGACGGACGCTCGGGGTGGTGACGTTCCTGCGCGGGGCGAGCCGGGCCGCGTTCGAGCGCGGGGACGCGACGTACGCGGAGAGTGTCGCCGTGCGGATCGCGGCCGCGGTGGACCTGGCGCTGGTGACGTCGCCCGGCCGCTGA
- a CDS encoding SIS domain-containing protein, whose product MTDRTSTPAAQYLDAAIALLQRVRDEELDTVAAAGELLADTVAAGGRLFAFGAGHSSLAAQDVVYRAGSLALMNLLAVPGAVGVDVMPATLGSALERVDGLATAVLHSSPARAGDALVIISLSGRNALPVEMAMAARALGMKVIGVTSLAYATGPDAPKSRHSSGTYLRDHCDVVLDSKIDVGDAELSYEGVDAPFASASTVTTSALMQSTLATCAATLADRGIQPPLLRSGNVDGGLAWNDRVFDEYADRIFYRR is encoded by the coding sequence ATGACCGACCGCACCAGCACGCCGGCCGCGCAGTACCTCGACGCCGCGATCGCCCTGCTCCAGCGGGTCCGCGACGAGGAGCTGGACACCGTCGCCGCCGCGGGCGAGCTGCTCGCCGACACCGTCGCCGCGGGTGGCCGCCTCTTCGCGTTCGGCGCCGGTCACTCCTCGCTCGCCGCGCAGGACGTCGTCTACCGCGCCGGCAGCCTCGCCCTGATGAACCTGCTCGCCGTGCCCGGCGCCGTCGGCGTCGACGTCATGCCGGCCACCCTCGGCTCCGCCCTGGAGCGGGTCGACGGCCTCGCCACGGCGGTCCTCCACTCCAGCCCCGCGCGGGCCGGTGACGCGCTGGTGATCATCTCCCTCTCCGGCCGCAACGCCCTGCCCGTGGAGATGGCCATGGCCGCCCGCGCCCTCGGGATGAAAGTCATCGGCGTGACCTCCCTCGCCTACGCCACAGGACCCGACGCCCCGAAGTCCCGGCACTCCTCCGGCACGTACCTGCGCGACCACTGCGACGTCGTCCTCGACTCGAAGATCGACGTCGGCGACGCGGAGCTCTCCTACGAGGGTGTCGACGCGCCCTTCGCCTCGGCCTCCACCGTCACCACCAGCGCCCTGATGCAGTCCACCCTGGCCACCTGCGCCGCCACCCTCGCCGACCGCGGCATCCAGCCCCCGCTGCTGCGCTCCGGGAACGTGGACGGCGGCCTCGCGTGGAACGACCGGGTCTTCGACGAGTACGCCGACCGCATCTTCTACCGCCGCTGA
- a CDS encoding metal-dependent transcriptional regulator, which produces MSGLIDTTEMYLRTILELEEEGVVPMRARIAERLDQSGPTVSQTVARMERDGLVAVAADRHLELTDEGRRLATRVMRKHRLAECLLVDVIGLEWEQVHAEACRWEHVMSEAVERRVLELLRHPTESPYGNPIPGLEELGEKDGADPFLDEGMVSLAELDAGTDGKTVVVRRIGEPIQTDAQLMYTLRRAGVQPGSVVSVTQSPGGVLVGSSGEAAELEADVASHVFVAKR; this is translated from the coding sequence ATGTCCGGATTGATCGACACCACGGAGATGTACCTCCGCACCATCCTCGAGCTCGAGGAGGAAGGTGTGGTCCCCATGCGCGCCCGGATCGCCGAGCGGCTCGACCAGAGCGGTCCGACGGTCTCGCAGACCGTGGCCCGTATGGAGCGGGACGGCCTGGTGGCCGTGGCCGCCGACCGGCACCTGGAGCTGACGGACGAGGGGCGCCGCCTCGCCACCCGCGTGATGCGCAAGCACCGGCTCGCCGAGTGTCTGCTCGTGGACGTGATCGGCCTGGAGTGGGAGCAGGTGCACGCCGAGGCCTGCCGCTGGGAGCACGTGATGAGCGAGGCCGTGGAGCGCCGCGTCCTCGAACTGCTCCGTCACCCGACGGAGTCGCCGTACGGGAACCCGATCCCGGGTCTGGAGGAGCTGGGCGAGAAGGACGGGGCGGACCCCTTCCTCGACGAGGGCATGGTCTCGCTCGCCGAGCTGGACGCGGGGACGGACGGCAAGACGGTCGTCGTACGGCGCATCGGTGAGCCGATCCAGACGGACGCGCAGTTGATGTACACGCTGCGCCGGGCGGGCGTGCAGCCCGGTTCGGTGGTCAGCGTGACGCAGTCGCCGGGCGGGGTCCTGGTGGGCAGCAGCGGCGAGGCGGCCGAGCTGGAGGCGGACGTGGCGTCGCACGTGTTCGTGGCCAAGCGCTGA
- a CDS encoding alpha/beta hydrolase — translation MARRIDVTGAGGVRLAAWEFADPPKTGEAGRSPGVLLLHGLMGRASHWAGTARWLAERHRAVALDQRGHGQSDKPPQGPFDREAYVLDAEAALVQLGLEPAVLIGHSMGALTAWQLAARRPDLVRGLVICDMRASALGAASQREWEDWFKAWPLPFATLADVRKWFGEDDPWVERPNPARGEFYAEVMTESTDGWRPVFSRRQMLAARSTWVYDAHWEELSAVQCPSLVVRGLDGELGRAEAQEMVRVLPRGQYAEVADAGHLVHYDQPEAWRAAIEPFLDGVLAEL, via the coding sequence ATGGCACGGCGCATCGACGTGACCGGAGCGGGCGGGGTCCGCCTGGCGGCCTGGGAGTTCGCCGACCCGCCCAAGACGGGCGAGGCGGGCCGCTCGCCAGGGGTCCTGTTATTGCACGGCCTGATGGGCCGGGCGTCCCATTGGGCCGGCACGGCGCGCTGGCTCGCCGAGCGGCACCGCGCAGTGGCGCTCGACCAGCGCGGGCACGGCCAGAGCGACAAGCCTCCGCAGGGCCCCTTCGACCGCGAGGCGTACGTGCTCGACGCGGAGGCGGCGCTGGTGCAGCTGGGGCTGGAGCCGGCCGTGCTGATCGGGCACTCGATGGGCGCGCTGACCGCCTGGCAGCTGGCCGCGCGCCGACCCGACCTCGTCCGGGGCCTGGTGATCTGCGACATGCGGGCCTCGGCGCTCGGCGCCGCCTCCCAGCGGGAGTGGGAGGACTGGTTCAAGGCGTGGCCGCTGCCGTTCGCGACGCTGGCCGACGTCCGGAAGTGGTTCGGCGAGGACGACCCGTGGGTGGAGCGGCCCAATCCGGCGCGGGGCGAGTTCTACGCGGAGGTCATGACCGAGTCCACGGACGGCTGGCGTCCGGTGTTCTCCCGGCGCCAGATGCTGGCGGCCCGGTCGACGTGGGTCTACGACGCGCACTGGGAGGAGCTCTCCGCCGTGCAGTGCCCGTCGCTGGTGGTGCGGGGGCTCGACGGGGAGCTGGGCCGGGCGGAGGCGCAGGAGATGGTCCGGGTGCTGCCGCGCGGGCAGTACGCGGAGGTGGCCGACGCGGGGCATCTCGTGCACTACGACCAGCCGGAGGCCTGGCGGGCGGCGATCGAACCGTTCCTGGACGGGGTGCTGGCCGAGCTCTAG
- the pdxH gene encoding pyridoxamine 5'-phosphate oxidase yields the protein MREQYRTHDGGLLESDLAPHPMEQFTRWFKQAAAPGSALPEPNAMVVSTADAEGRPSSRTVLLKSYDDEGFVFYTNYGSRKAQDLGANPHIALLFPWHPASRQVLVTGTAARTSRQETEEYFHSRPYGSQLGAWASAQSSVLASRTELDTAYEELARRHPPGSTVPVPPHWGGFRITPRTVEFWQGRENRLHDRLRYVRADPGWRVERLSP from the coding sequence ATGCGCGAGCAGTACCGCACGCACGACGGCGGCCTCCTGGAGTCCGATCTCGCCCCGCATCCGATGGAACAGTTCACCCGCTGGTTCAAGCAGGCGGCGGCACCCGGTTCCGCGCTGCCCGAGCCGAACGCCATGGTCGTCTCCACGGCCGACGCCGAGGGCCGCCCCAGCTCCCGCACGGTGCTGCTCAAGTCGTACGACGACGAGGGCTTCGTCTTCTACACCAACTACGGCTCCCGCAAGGCCCAGGACCTCGGGGCGAACCCGCACATCGCGCTCCTGTTCCCCTGGCACCCGGCGAGCCGGCAGGTCCTCGTCACGGGGACGGCGGCGCGCACGTCACGGCAGGAGACCGAGGAGTACTTCCACTCCCGGCCGTACGGGTCGCAGCTCGGGGCGTGGGCCAGCGCGCAGTCGTCCGTGCTCGCGTCACGGACCGAACTCGACACGGCGTACGAGGAGTTGGCCCGCCGTCACCCGCCCGGCTCGACGGTCCCCGTGCCGCCGCACTGGGGCGGTTTCCGGATCACGCCCCGCACGGTCGAGTTCTGGCAGGGCAGGGAGAACCGCCTCCACGACCGCCTGCGCTACGTCCGCGCGGACCCGGGCTGGCGGGTGGAGCGCCTCAGCCCCTGA
- a CDS encoding citrate synthase 2, giving the protein MSDFDPGFVPGLEGVVAFETEIAEPDKEGGALRYRGVDIEDLVGHVSFGNVWGLLVDGAFNPGLPPAEPFPIPVHSGDIRVDVQSALAMLAPVWGLKPLLDIDEKQARDDLARAAVMALSYVAQSARGQGLPMVPQSEIDKAGTVVERFMKRWRGEPDPKHVAAVDAYWTSAAEHGMNASTFTARVIASTGADVAAALSGAVGAMSGPLHGGAPSRVLGMIEEIERTGDADAYVRKALDKGERLMGFGHRVYRAEDPRARVLRRTARELGAPRFEVAEALEKAALAELHARRPDRVLATNVEFWAAIVLDFAEVPAHMFTSMFTCARTAGWSAHILEQKRTGRLVRPSARYTGPSSRPPREIEGYADISH; this is encoded by the coding sequence ATGTCCGACTTCGACCCCGGCTTTGTCCCTGGCCTCGAAGGAGTCGTCGCGTTCGAGACGGAGATCGCCGAACCGGACAAGGAGGGCGGCGCCCTGCGGTACCGGGGCGTCGACATCGAGGATCTGGTCGGCCATGTGTCGTTCGGGAACGTGTGGGGGCTGCTGGTCGACGGCGCCTTCAACCCCGGGCTGCCGCCGGCCGAGCCGTTCCCGATCCCCGTCCACTCCGGCGACATCCGGGTCGACGTGCAGTCCGCGCTCGCCATGCTCGCCCCCGTGTGGGGCCTCAAACCGCTGCTCGACATCGACGAGAAGCAGGCCCGCGACGATCTGGCCCGCGCCGCCGTCATGGCCCTGTCGTACGTCGCCCAGTCGGCTCGCGGTCAGGGCCTGCCGATGGTGCCGCAGAGCGAGATCGACAAGGCGGGGACGGTCGTCGAGCGGTTCATGAAGCGCTGGCGCGGCGAGCCGGACCCGAAGCACGTCGCGGCCGTCGACGCGTACTGGACCTCCGCCGCCGAGCACGGCATGAACGCGTCCACCTTCACGGCCCGCGTGATCGCCTCCACCGGCGCCGACGTGGCGGCCGCCCTGTCCGGTGCCGTCGGCGCCATGTCCGGGCCGCTACACGGCGGCGCCCCGTCCCGCGTCCTCGGCATGATCGAGGAGATCGAGCGGACCGGCGACGCCGACGCGTACGTCCGCAAGGCGCTCGACAAGGGCGAGCGGCTGATGGGCTTCGGGCACCGGGTGTACCGGGCCGAGGACCCGCGGGCGCGCGTCCTGCGCCGCACGGCCCGCGAGTTGGGGGCCCCGCGCTTCGAGGTGGCCGAGGCCCTGGAGAAGGCCGCGCTCGCCGAGCTGCACGCGCGCAGGCCCGACCGGGTGCTCGCCACGAACGTGGAGTTCTGGGCGGCGATCGTGCTCGACTTCGCCGAGGTACCGGCGCACATGTTCACGTCGATGTTCACGTGCGCCCGTACGGCGGGGTGGTCGGCGCACATCCTGGAGCAGAAGCGCACGGGCCGCCTCGTGCGTCCCTCGGCCCGGTACACGGGCCCCTCGTCGCGGCCGCCGCGGGAGATCGAGGGGTACGCGGACATCTCGCACTAG
- a CDS encoding TetR/AcrR family transcriptional regulator gives MGVVTPRTATPPKQDRSRATRQKLLESAVACLAARGWSGSTVSVVAEHAGVSRGAAQHHFPTREDLFTAAVEYVAEERSVALRGLRPQGRAEAVAALVDLYTGPLFRAALHLWVAASNEPQLGGRVAELEARVGRETHRMAVELLGADESRPGARETVQGFLDMARGLGLANLLTDDQGRRERVVAEWAGIVDRALG, from the coding sequence ATGGGTGTTGTGACCCCGCGCACCGCGACGCCACCGAAACAGGACCGCTCGCGCGCGACCCGGCAGAAGCTCCTGGAGTCGGCCGTCGCGTGCCTCGCCGCACGCGGCTGGTCCGGGTCCACGGTCTCCGTGGTCGCCGAGCACGCCGGCGTCTCGCGCGGCGCCGCGCAGCACCACTTCCCGACCCGCGAGGACCTGTTCACCGCGGCCGTCGAGTACGTCGCCGAAGAGCGCTCCGTGGCGCTGCGCGGGCTGCGGCCGCAGGGCAGGGCGGAGGCGGTGGCGGCGCTCGTCGACCTCTACACCGGGCCGCTGTTCCGGGCGGCGCTGCACCTGTGGGTGGCCGCGTCGAACGAGCCGCAACTGGGCGGACGCGTCGCCGAGTTGGAGGCACGGGTCGGGCGCGAGACACACCGAATGGCGGTCGAGCTGCTCGGTGCGGACGAGTCGCGGCCCGGAGCCAGGGAGACGGTCCAGGGGTTCCTCGACATGGCGCGCGGCCTCGGCCTCGCCAACCTGCTGACCGACGACCAGGGCCGCCGGGAGCGCGTCGTCGCCGAGTGGGCGGGGATCGTGGACCGGGCCCTCGGCTGA
- a CDS encoding enoyl-CoA hydratase family protein: MAAGNLVHWGHARGVTTLALDAPARRNALSSALVGELTERLRRAEKDGDVRAVVLTHRGGTFCAGADLRDPPDPDALVGLLRRIVASDKPVVARVDGQVRAGGLGLLGACDIAVASARSSFAFTEVRIGVAPAVISLPLLPRVDPRAVARYYLTGERFDAAEAARIGLVTAATPPEEEVDTALEPVLDGLRRASPQALAETKRLLTVKVLEAFDRDAEPLTALSARLFASDAAREGMTAFLERRDPAWVL, translated from the coding sequence ATGGCAGCAGGAAACCTGGTGCACTGGGGGCACGCCCGCGGTGTCACCACGCTGGCCCTCGACGCGCCCGCCCGCCGCAACGCCCTGTCGTCGGCGCTCGTCGGCGAACTGACCGAGCGGCTCCGGCGGGCCGAGAAGGACGGCGACGTACGGGCCGTGGTGCTCACGCACCGCGGCGGCACGTTCTGCGCGGGCGCCGACCTGCGCGACCCGCCGGACCCGGACGCGCTGGTCGGCCTGCTCCGGCGGATCGTCGCGTCGGACAAGCCGGTCGTGGCACGGGTCGACGGCCAGGTACGGGCCGGCGGACTCGGGCTGCTCGGCGCGTGCGACATCGCGGTGGCGTCGGCGCGGTCGTCGTTCGCGTTCACGGAGGTGCGGATCGGGGTGGCACCCGCGGTGATCTCCCTGCCGCTGCTGCCGCGCGTCGACCCGCGCGCGGTGGCCAGGTACTACCTGACCGGGGAGCGGTTCGACGCGGCGGAAGCGGCGCGGATCGGGCTGGTGACCGCGGCCACGCCCCCCGAGGAGGAGGTCGACACGGCCCTGGAACCCGTGCTCGACGGCCTGCGGCGGGCGTCCCCGCAGGCCCTGGCCGAGACGAAACGGCTGCTCACGGTTAAGGTCCTGGAAGCCTTCGACCGGGACGCGGAGCCGCTGACAGCGCTGTCGGCACGGCTGTTCGCCTCCGACGCGGCCCGCGAAGGGATGACGGCCTTCCTCGAACGACGGGACCCCGCATGGGTGTTGTGA
- a CDS encoding 4-coumarate--CoA ligase family protein, whose product MFRSEYEDVAVVDEPIHDAVLGGAAARGDAPALVDGVSGATLTYTQVDQYHRRIAAALAEAGVRKGDVVALHSPNTVAYPVAFYGATRAGASVTTVHPLSTPEEFGRQLRDAAASWIITVTPLLDAARAAAEIAGGVREIFVCDPAGESGHRSLMDLLGTSAPEPDIAIDPAEDVAALPYSSGTTGVPKGVMLTHRNIATNLAQLEPLMPMGPDDRILAVLPFFHIYGLTALMNAPLRQGATVVVLPRFDLDQFLAAIEQHRITGLYVAPPIVLALAKHPAVEGYDLSSLRYVISAAAPLDAELARACSRRLGLPPVGQAYGMTELSPGTHCVPLAAKNPPPGAVGKLIASTEMRLLSLDDPGKDAAPGEPGEVLIRGPQVMKGYLGRPQATVDMIDRDGWVHTGDVGEVDADGWLFVVDRVKELIKYKGFQVAPAELEALLLTHDAIADAAVIGVTDEDGNEIPKAFVVRSDPALSEDEVRAYVAERVAPYKKVRRVTFIDGVPRAASGKILRRQLREG is encoded by the coding sequence GTGTTCCGGAGCGAGTACGAAGACGTGGCCGTCGTCGACGAGCCCATTCACGACGCCGTGCTCGGGGGAGCCGCCGCCCGCGGCGACGCCCCCGCCCTCGTCGACGGCGTGAGCGGCGCGACGCTCACGTACACGCAGGTCGACCAGTACCACCGGAGGATCGCCGCCGCCCTCGCCGAAGCGGGCGTCCGCAAGGGCGACGTGGTGGCCCTGCACAGCCCCAACACGGTGGCCTACCCGGTCGCCTTCTACGGGGCCACGCGCGCCGGCGCGTCGGTGACGACCGTCCACCCGCTGTCCACGCCGGAGGAGTTCGGGCGGCAGCTGCGGGACGCCGCCGCGAGCTGGATCATCACCGTCACACCGCTCCTCGACGCGGCGCGCGCGGCCGCCGAGATCGCGGGCGGCGTACGGGAGATCTTCGTCTGCGACCCGGCGGGGGAGTCCGGCCACCGCTCGCTCATGGACCTGCTCGGCACGAGCGCGCCCGAGCCGGACATCGCCATCGACCCGGCCGAGGACGTGGCCGCGCTGCCGTACTCCTCGGGCACCACCGGCGTCCCCAAGGGCGTCATGCTCACCCACCGCAACATCGCCACGAACCTCGCCCAGCTCGAACCCCTCATGCCGATGGGCCCCGACGACCGCATCCTCGCGGTCCTCCCGTTCTTCCACATCTACGGCCTCACCGCCCTGATGAACGCCCCGCTGCGCCAGGGCGCGACCGTCGTCGTCCTGCCCCGCTTCGACCTCGACCAGTTCCTCGCCGCCATCGAGCAGCACCGCATCACCGGCCTGTACGTGGCCCCGCCGATCGTCCTCGCGCTCGCCAAGCACCCGGCCGTCGAGGGCTACGACCTCTCCTCGCTGCGGTACGTCATCAGCGCCGCCGCGCCCCTGGACGCCGAGCTCGCACGGGCCTGCTCGCGCCGCCTCGGCCTGCCGCCCGTCGGCCAGGCGTACGGCATGACGGAACTCTCGCCCGGCACCCACTGCGTCCCGCTCGCGGCGAAGAACCCGCCGCCCGGCGCCGTCGGCAAGCTCATCGCGTCGACCGAGATGCGGCTGCTCAGCCTCGACGACCCGGGCAAGGACGCGGCCCCTGGCGAGCCCGGCGAGGTCCTCATCCGCGGCCCCCAGGTCATGAAGGGCTACCTCGGCCGCCCCCAGGCCACCGTCGACATGATCGACCGCGACGGCTGGGTGCACACCGGTGACGTCGGCGAGGTCGACGCCGACGGCTGGCTGTTCGTCGTCGACCGCGTCAAGGAACTCATCAAGTACAAGGGCTTCCAGGTCGCCCCCGCCGAACTGGAGGCACTGCTGCTCACCCACGACGCCATCGCCGACGCGGCCGTCATCGGCGTCACCGACGAGGACGGCAACGAGATCCCGAAGGCGTTCGTCGTCCGCTCCGACCCCGCGCTGAGCGAGGACGAGGTCCGCGCGTACGTCGCCGAACGCGTCGCCCCGTACAAGAAGGTCCGCCGCGTGACGTTCATCGACGGGGTGCCGCGCGCGGCCTCCGGGAAGATCCTGCGGCGTCAACTCAGGGAAGGATGA
- a CDS encoding acyl-CoA dehydrogenase family protein — protein MTAPVLETEEHQALRAAVAALGKRYGRDYLTRVADAGGHPDELWAEAAKLGYLGVNLPEEYGGGGSGISELSIVLEELGAAGSPLLMMVVSPAICGTVISRFGTAAQKRAWLPGLADGSRTMAFGITEPDAGSNSHRITTTARRDDDGSWVLTGRKVFISGVDIADATLIVGRTSDARTGKLKPCLFIVPRDTPGFERRQIDMELQAAEKQFELTLDDVRLPADALVGDEDAGLLQLFAGLNPERIMTAAFAIGMGRYALDKAVAYARERTVWKTPIGAHQAIAHPLAQVHIELELARLMMQKAARLYDAGDDIGAGEAANMAKYAAAEACVRAVDQAVHTLGGNGLTREFGLAGLITGSRVARIAPVSREMILNYVSHQTLGLPKSY, from the coding sequence GTGACCGCTCCCGTCCTCGAAACCGAAGAGCACCAGGCGCTGCGCGCCGCCGTCGCCGCCCTCGGCAAGCGCTACGGCCGCGACTACCTGACCCGCGTCGCCGACGCGGGCGGACACCCCGACGAGCTGTGGGCCGAGGCGGCGAAGCTCGGCTACCTCGGCGTGAACCTGCCCGAGGAGTACGGAGGCGGTGGCAGCGGCATCTCCGAACTCTCCATAGTCCTGGAAGAGTTGGGGGCCGCCGGGTCGCCGCTGCTCATGATGGTCGTCTCGCCCGCGATCTGCGGCACGGTGATCTCCCGCTTCGGCACCGCCGCACAGAAGCGGGCCTGGCTGCCCGGTCTCGCCGACGGCAGCCGCACCATGGCCTTCGGCATCACCGAACCCGACGCCGGCTCCAACTCCCACCGGATCACCACCACCGCCCGCCGCGACGACGACGGCTCCTGGGTGCTGACCGGCCGCAAGGTGTTCATCTCCGGCGTCGACATCGCCGACGCCACCCTCATCGTGGGCCGCACGTCCGACGCCCGCACCGGCAAGCTCAAGCCGTGCCTCTTCATCGTCCCGCGCGACACCCCCGGCTTCGAGCGGCGGCAGATCGACATGGAACTCCAGGCCGCCGAGAAGCAGTTCGAGCTGACCCTTGACGACGTGCGGCTTCCGGCCGACGCTCTGGTGGGTGACGAGGACGCCGGACTGCTCCAGCTCTTCGCCGGGCTCAACCCGGAGCGCATCATGACCGCCGCCTTCGCCATCGGCATGGGCCGCTACGCGCTGGACAAGGCCGTCGCGTACGCCAGGGAACGCACCGTGTGGAAGACCCCCATCGGCGCCCACCAGGCCATCGCGCACCCCCTCGCCCAGGTCCACATCGAACTGGAACTGGCCCGCCTGATGATGCAGAAGGCGGCCCGACTCTACGACGCGGGCGACGACATCGGCGCGGGCGAGGCCGCCAACATGGCCAAGTACGCGGCCGCCGAGGCGTGCGTGCGCGCCGTCGACCAGGCCGTCCACACGCTCGGCGGCAACGGCCTGACCCGCGAGTTCGGCCTCGCGGGCCTCATCACCGGCTCACGGGTGGCGCGTATCGCCCCGGTCAGCCGGGAAATGATCCTCAACTACGTGTCCCACCAGACCCTGGGACTGCCCAAGTCGTACTGA